In the Cydia amplana chromosome 14, ilCydAmpl1.1, whole genome shotgun sequence genome, one interval contains:
- the LOC134654020 gene encoding peptidyl-prolyl cis-trans isomerase-like 4, with the protein MSVVIETTLGDITVDLFLEQRPITCLNFLKLCKMKYYNFNLFHSIRSGFIAQTGDPSGEGSGGESIWGLLNGPEKRFFSGEKMPKIRHTDAGLLSMVSTGEMMVGSQFFFTLGPDLDSLDGVHCVIGEVTEGHEILRKLNDVICDETHRPYQDVRITHTVVLEDPFSDPPGLRAPSRSPSPSAERLKGGRIAPDEELDEAQGKTAAEIQEMIEEKEAKARATILEIVGDLPDAEIAPPENVLFVCKLNPVTTDEDLEIIFSRFGKIVSCEVIRDKKTGDSLQYAFIEFDDKKSCEDAYFKMDNVLIDDRRIHVDFSQSVSKMRWLGKGRGVQHFNDDGEKVPEGKRDRSRRSRSKEYNQRKLYGRDKHVDNRRNEDRTDTSVTNRRSYRERSRSRSKTQYQSNSRNYRESGENQFSQKPDAYSKREKRRERSSSKSKTSNDKKDRSRHRYDDNRRSKNDDPTGDRNQDKSHHRRDQSENRKDNKSRGSRQYEETRKDNEEKKRDDVRKSRNEEQQRSRDVSMNDLEEKDPGRNYHSSSKKYDNKLDSQTRKQRSRKEEKSDESRIRDEEKKSRQIEQQSESDNEIPESGHKSNSKNYYKDKQNTRSEDNRHENKHKVRNEKEKNRHDNISRIYDLQDKNKESKTLNEKICSRHTEKEVNRYEERHEKHNKSRKEKVNEDGLEYNKNTQHTDHENAKDAKSKKKHEKHTSRARGEHHKSSNRQEKKEIDREDKDRYSNQIKTKKPAESESQEIEKSDLKHAEDDPQNNEKVKKKKGEIIRKDVKKKVSDKKKSSNKKSIRGKKRKPSTSSDSESDSSDSSSSSSSSSSSDSDHGRKKRKRKYSSSSSSDSSTSSSSSSDSSTSSSDSDAKKRKNKKKRTMTKSKRK; encoded by the coding sequence atgtcTGTTGTGATAGAGACTACGCTCGGAGATATTACTGTGGACCTTTTCTTAGAACAACGTCCTATAACATGTCTGAATTTCTTAAAACTCTGCAAGATGAAATACTACAATTTCAACCTGTTTCACTCTATTCGAAGCGGGTTTATCGCTCAAACTGGGGATCCGAGTGGAGAAGGATCCGGTGGAGAGTCAATATGGGGACTTTTGAACGGTCCAGAGAAACGATTCTTTTCGGGAGAGAAAATGCCGAAAATACGTCACACTGATGCTGGACTTCTTTCTATGGTTAGTACCGGAGAAATGATGGTCGGCTCACAGTTCTTCTTTACGCTTGGCCCGGACCTGGACTCTCTCGACGGCGTCCATTGTGTCATAGGCGAGGTTACGGAAGGCCATGAAATTCTACGGAAACTGAACGACGTTATTTGCGACGAGACCCATCGTCCCTACCAAGATGTACGAATTACGCACACTGTTGTTCTCGAGGACCCCTTTAGTGACCCTCCGGGGTTGCGAGCACCTTCAAGGTCTCCTTCTCCTAGCGCTGAAAGATTGAAAGGTGGCCGGATTGCTCCGGATGAAGAACTAGATGAAGCTCAAGGGAAAACTGCTGCTGAAATACAGGAAATGATTGAAGAAAAGGAAGCTAAAGCCAGGGCTACCATCCTTGAAATAGTAGGTGACTTGCCTGATGCTGAGATAGCTCCGCCtgaaaatgtattgtttgtgtGCAAATTAAATCCTGTCACAACTGACGAAGACTTGGAAATTATATTCAGCCGCTTTGGCAAAATTGTTAGCTGTGAAGTCATAAGAGATAAAAAGACTGGTGACTCTCTACAATATGCTTTCATTGAATTTGATGACAAGAAATCATGTGAAGATGCATATTTTAAAATGGACAATGTATTGATTGATGATAGGCGCATCCATGTTGATTTCTCTCAATCTGTATCCAAAATGAGATGGCTTGGGAAAGGTAGAGGAGTGCAACATTTTAATGATGATGGTGAAAAAGTGCCAGAAGGTAAGCGAGATAGGTCCAGGCGATCTAGGAGTAAGGAATATAATCAAAGAAAGCTATATGGAAGAGATAAACATGTAGACAACAGGAGAAATGAAGATAGGACTGATACAAGTGTCACAAATAGAAGAAGTTATAGAGAAAGAAGTAGAAGTAGGTCTAAGACGCAATATCAATCAAATTCTAGGAATTATCGTGAATCTGGAGAAAATCAATTCTCACAAAAACCTGATGCATATTCGAAAAGAGAAAAACGAAGGGAAAGAAGTTCTTCCAAATCAAAGACATCAAATGACAAAAAAGATAGATCAAGACACAGATATGATGACAACCGTAGAAGTAAAAATGATGATCCAACTGGAGACAGGAACCAAGACAAGTCCCATCATAGGAGAGACCAGTCTGAGAACAGAAAAGATAATAAATCCAGGGGTAGTAGGCAATATGAGGAAACCAGAAAAGATAATGAAGAAAAGAAGAGAGATGATGTAAGAAAATCAAGAAATGAAGAACAACAAAGAAGTAGAGATGTATCTATGAATGATTTAGAAGAAAAAGATCCTGGCAGAAATTATCACTCTTCTAGTAAAAAATATGATAATAAACTTGATAGTCAAACACGCAAACAGAGAAGTAGGAAAGAAGAGAAAAGTGATGAATCAAGAATTAGAGATGAAGAGAAAAAATCAAGGCAAATTGAACAGCAATCTGAATCTGACAATGAAATTCCAGAAAGCGGACACAAGTCAAATTCTAAGAATTATTATAAAGACAAACAAAACACTAGAAGTGAAGATAATAGGCATGAAAACAAACACAAAGTTAGaaatgaaaaagaaaaaaataggcATGACAATATATCAAGAATATATGATTTACAAGACAAAAATAAAGAAAGTAAAACTCTCAATGAAAAAATTTGTAGCAGACACACAGAGAAAGAAGTAAATAGATATGAAGAAAGACATGAAAAGCATAACAAAAGTAGAAAGGAAAAGGTAAATGAAGATGGTCttgaatataataaaaatactcaGCATACTGATCATGAAAATGCTAAAGATGCTAAAAGTAAGAAGAAACATGAAAAACATACCAGTAGAGCTAGAGGAGAACACCATAAATCAAGTAACAGACaagaaaagaaagaaatagATAGAGAGGATAAGGACAGATACAGTAACCAAATAAAAACGAAGAAACCTGCTGAATCAGAATCACAGGAAATTGAAAAGTCTGATCTTAAACATGCAGAAGATGATCCCCAAAACAATGAAAAAGTTAAGAAAAAGAAGGGAGAAATTATAAGAAAAGATGTGAAGAAGAAAGTTAGCGATAAAAAGAAGTCTTCTAATAAGAAATCCATTAGAGGGAAAAAGCGCAAACCGTCTACTTCTTCAGATTCTGAGAGTGATTCATCAGATTCAAGTTCTTCAAGTTCCAGTTCCTCAAGCAGTGACTCGGACCATGGGAGGAAAAAAAGGAAGAGGAAGTATTCTTCCTCCAGCAGCAGTGATTCTAGTACTTCTAGCAGTTCATCTAGTGATTCGTCAACTTCCAGCTCTGACAGTGATGCAAAGAAAAGGAAAAATAAGAAGAAACGGACTATGACTAAGTCTAAAAGGAAATGA